The Fusobacterium polymorphum genome segment ATTGATTTCGGAATATTCAAAGTTTGTAATATTTTTTCATCCCATTTTAATTCTTTTATATTATAAAGCATAGTTCTTGAAGCATTAGTGTAATCTGTTGCATGAACTTTTCCATTAGTTAATTGCCAAATTAACCAAGTGTCAACAGTTCCAAATAAAAGTTCTCCTTTTTCTGCTCTTTCTCTTGCCCCTTCTACATTATCTAAAATCCATTTTATTTTAGTTCCAGAGAAATAAGCATCAACTAAAAGCCCTGTATTATCTTTTACATAGTCACTAAAACCTTCTATTTCTTTTAGTTCATCACAGATTTTAGCAGTTCTTCTACATTGCCATACTATTGCATTATAAACAGGTTTTCCTGTATTTTTATCCCAAACTATTGTAGTTTCTCTTTGGTTTGTAATTCCTAAAGCTATTATATCATGTTGACTTATTCCAGCTCTAGCAATAACTTCACTTAAAACTCCACTTTGACTAGCCCATATTTCCATAGGGTCATGTTCTACCCAACCTTCATTTGGATATATTTGTGTAAATTCTTTTTGAGCTACTCCAATTATATTTTGAGATTCGTCAAATAAAATTGCTCTTGAACTTGTTGTACCTTGGTCTAATGCTACTATGTATTTCATATAGTTTCCTCCTAATCATTATACTATTAAAATAAGAATAAGTGAATTACATTCTAAATTTTTATCTAATTAAAAAAATTGGCTATTAATGAACTATTTTTATGTTGATTATATAACTGCTGCAATAAATGCATCAAAGATAACAGCTCCTAAAACTGCTCCAATGATTGGACCTACAACTGGAACCCAAGAATATTTCCAATTAGAACCACCTTTTCCTTTTATTGGAAGTATAGCATGAGCTATTCTTGGTCCTAAATCTCTTGCAGGATTAAGTGCATATCCTGTTGCTCCTCCTGTTGCCATACCTATTATAACAATTAAAAGTCCAACAAAAAATGCTCCATTACCAGGTTGAATGCCTACTTCTCCATAACCTATAGCTAATACACCTATCAATAATAATGCAGTGGCAATAATTTCTGTAACAACATTCCATACAGGAACATCAATAGAAGGACCTGTTGAGAAAACTCCAAGTTTTACTCCTGCTTCAGGTTCTTCATCCATTTGAACTTTATAAGTAAGATAAGCTAAAGTTGCTCCAACAATTCCACCTAACATTTGTGCAATAATATAACCA includes the following:
- a CDS encoding MIP/aquaporin family protein encodes the protein MSNMSLYIGEFVGTTLLLLLGNGVNMTCSLKHSYGKGGGWIVTTFGWGFAVMIPAYVTGWVSGAHMNPALTIALAVTGKFPGELVFGYIIAQMLGGIVGATLAYLTYKVQMDEEPEAGVKLGVFSTGPSIDVPVWNVVTEIIATALLLIGVLAIGYGEVGIQPGNGAFFVGLLIVIIGMATGGATGYALNPARDLGPRIAHAILPIKGKGGSNWKYSWVPVVGPIIGAVLGAVIFDAFIAAVI